The DNA segment ATGACCGACGTGCAAACGATCGCTGGCGTGCCAATGTTGACGATTTGACTGCCGACCAGCCCGGTGCCGGTGAGCGGGTATACGATGCTCATTCCCAAAAGCGACGTGATCGATGTCAACATGACGGTGGAGCAGGCGGTGGAATACATCGTGAGTTGCGGCGTCGTGCTGCCGGCGGAGCAGTTGGAAGAACGGCTGGCGGAGCCGCGATTGGGGAATGGGAATAGGGAATAGGGAATAGGGAATAGGGAATGCGGAATGCGGAATGCGGAATGTTGTGATGTTTAGCCGCGACGCGGTAGCGGAGCGCGCGGGCCACGGGCGGAGAATTAATCTGCCGGGCGTTCGTCGCCGTGGAGCAGTTCTTCGCCGCGCCAAGCGCGAAAAATGCCCAAGAGCACCGGCAAAACGCTTACCAACACGATGCCCAGCACCACCAGCTCGAAATGATCTTTAATCCACGCAAAGCGCCCCAGCCAATAGCCGGCCCAGGTCATCAGCAAAATCCAACTGCCGGCGCCCAGCACATTGAACATTAAAAAGCGGCGGTACGTCATGCGCGCAACGCCGGCCACAAACGGCGTAAAGGTGCGCACAATCGGCACGAATTTGGCCAGCACAATCGCCTTACCGCCGTGTTTTTCGTAGAACGCTTTGGCGGACATCAAGTACTCATGCTTGACGAAGCGCAAGCGACCCTTTTCGAACACATGTTCTTCCAGTTGCCGCCCGAGAAAATAATTGCAGGCGTCGCCGCAAATGGCCGCCGGAATTAATACCAGATCGAGCACGACGATGTTGAATACATCCTGGCTGGCTAAAAACCCGGCGGCAAACAGCAGGGAATCGCCCGGCAGAAAAAAGCCGACCAACAGCCCCGTTTCGCTAAAGACGATGGCGCCGAGGATGGCGTAACCGGCCCAAGGAGCCCACTCTGGATTGACGATGGCGCGCAAGTTTTCCGGACGAGCCAGGCTCATCAGCCATTTGACGTGCTCGATGATCCACTGGAAAACCGCCACGTTTATTTCTCCGGCAGCGCCCACCGAGGCGGACGGCTAATTGGGTATTGGGGTAGCCGGATGCTCACAGCATCGGGACCGGAAGGCGTGGCCTTCCGGCTGCATCGAAAACGCTACACAAACATAAGGCGCGCACTAGATAACCATACCATACCCGAAACTTTATTCCGGCAGCAGCTTGCCTTTCGTTTCCGGGGCGAAGGGTAGGGCGAGAATGCCGACAAGGTACACCAGCGCCGTCCACGTGCCGATGCTGCGAAGCGTATCGACCGGTTTGGACGACGCCTGGCTGAGGGCGTAATAGCCTTGAATGAACGCGCCGGCGGCCGCCACGAATCGGCCGAAGTTGTAGCAAAACGAGGTGCCCGTCGCCCGGAGGCTGGTCGGGAAAAGTTCGGGGAAGTAAATCGCATACAGCGCGAAAATTCCAAGTTGGCAAAAGCCCATGATCGGCGTGAGCCAGAAGACCTGGTAATGCGAAGTCATGCCCTGGAATTCCAGGACCGTGGCCAGAAACGCCAGGACGAAGGCAATGGCAAAGGTCGGCTTTCGGCCCAGGACGCGGGCCAAGCGAGCGTAGAGCATCATGCCGGTGAAGCCGCCGATTTGCATCATGAACAAATTGATGGCGACCCAGGTGGTGAGCTGGCTGTCGAGATCCGCCGGTTCCAAGTGTTTGGAAGCGAGCGAATCTTTAAGCACGGTGCGGACCAAATCGTTGCTGAACACGCCGACGCCCCAAAAGCCGACAATGCCGGCGCAGCCCAACACCAGGCCGATGATGGCGTTTTTTCGCCAGCGAGGATCGGAAAACAATTTTCCCAGCGAGCCGAGCAAACTGCCGGCGAGTTTGCCTTCGGCCTTGGCTTTGAGCCAGAGTTCTGGTTCGTGGACTTTGCGTTGGACTAAAACAACCATGGCCGCCGGCAGCGCGCCGACGACGAACATCCATCGCCAGGCATGCGGCACGGCAAGCAGCCCAAAGGCATAACCGATGACGGCCGCCAGCGCATTGCCGACCGTGGAAAGGGCCTGCAGCAAACCGAGCGCGCCGGCGCGGGCAGACGAGGGGACCGTTTCGGCCACCAAGGCTACGCCGACGGCAAACACGCCGCCAATGCCCAGGCCGGTCATCAATTGAAAAACGGCGAAATCCCAAAATGCGTGGGAAAAGAAAATGAGTCCGGTGCAGACCGAGTACAGCAAAATACAAACGATAAGCGTTTTGGCGCGGCCGATTTTATCGCCCAAAGCACCAAAGAAAATGCCGCCGGTGCCCCAGCCCAAGAGAAAAATGCCGGTCACATAATAACCGTAGGCCGTAGCATTGGCGCCGGTTCCGGAGAGCAATTCTTCCATGGCGGGGCGGCGCGCCTGGTTGAACAAGTGCTGATCGAGGCAATCGAACAGCCAGGCCATGGCCGCGACAATCAGCACGAACCAGCAGTGCGCGGTCATCTCCCGATACCACGGCCCGGGATGCAGATCGATTTTCGCCGGCGGCTCCAAATTCAATTCGGCCATGAAACAATCCTGGGCTAGGGTCTGGCAAATTTGACGGCAGTTGCGCGGTTTCTTCCGACAAGTGGCTCAATGATAAATGTCAGCCTGCCGCTCGTCCAGCGAGAAGGCGAGATTCTATGCCGCGCGCGCTTTACTTATGCCGAAAGGGTGGTATAACAGCTTTCCACGTGAGGAACGGTTCATATGTCCACTGCCGCTGTATCCCCTGTGCCCGCGGTTCCGGATAATGCTT comes from the Pirellulales bacterium genome and includes:
- a CDS encoding VTT domain-containing protein; the encoded protein is MAVFQWIIEHVKWLMSLARPENLRAIVNPEWAPWAGYAILGAIVFSETGLLVGFFLPGDSLLFAAGFLASQDVFNIVVLDLVLIPAAICGDACNYFLGRQLEEHVFEKGRLRFVKHEYLMSAKAFYEKHGGKAIVLAKFVPIVRTFTPFVAGVARMTYRRFLMFNVLGAGSWILLMTWAGYWLGRFAWIKDHFELVVLGIVLVSVLPVLLGIFRAWRGEELLHGDERPAD
- a CDS encoding MFS transporter; this translates as MAELNLEPPAKIDLHPGPWYREMTAHCWFVLIVAAMAWLFDCLDQHLFNQARRPAMEELLSGTGANATAYGYYVTGIFLLGWGTGGIFFGALGDKIGRAKTLIVCILLYSVCTGLIFFSHAFWDFAVFQLMTGLGIGGVFAVGVALVAETVPSSARAGALGLLQALSTVGNALAAVIGYAFGLLAVPHAWRWMFVVGALPAAMVVLVQRKVHEPELWLKAKAEGKLAGSLLGSLGKLFSDPRWRKNAIIGLVLGCAGIVGFWGVGVFSNDLVRTVLKDSLASKHLEPADLDSQLTTWVAINLFMMQIGGFTGMMLYARLARVLGRKPTFAIAFVLAFLATVLEFQGMTSHYQVFWLTPIMGFCQLGIFALYAIYFPELFPTSLRATGTSFCYNFGRFVAAAGAFIQGYYALSQASSKPVDTLRSIGTWTALVYLVGILALPFAPETKGKLLPE